In Amycolatopsis sp. EV170708-02-1, the following are encoded in one genomic region:
- a CDS encoding nuclear transport factor 2 family protein produces MSERTKATLDEFFRRMSTGDTDGATELFADSVAWDIPGATELVPWIGPRRNRAEIREFYDLLDKGLVKDRFDVERVLVDGPHAVAIGRLRSTIRSTGKVIQTAFTIEFEVDDAGLITKYLLLEDSWHVANAVLP; encoded by the coding sequence ATGTCCGAGCGAACCAAGGCCACCCTCGACGAGTTCTTCCGCCGGATGTCCACAGGAGACACTGACGGCGCCACGGAACTCTTCGCCGACAGCGTCGCGTGGGACATCCCCGGCGCGACGGAGCTGGTCCCGTGGATCGGCCCGCGCCGGAACCGGGCGGAGATCCGCGAGTTCTACGACCTGCTCGACAAGGGCCTCGTCAAGGACCGGTTCGACGTCGAACGCGTCCTCGTCGACGGGCCGCACGCGGTCGCGATCGGCCGTCTCCGCTCGACGATCCGCAGCACCGGCAAGGTGATCCAGACGGCCTTCACGATCGAGTTCGAGGTGGACGACGCCGGCCTGATCACCAAATACCTGCTGCTCGAGGACTCCTGGCACGTCGCGAACGCCGTCCTCCCCTGA
- the fabI gene encoding enoyl-ACP reductase FabI, whose product MPGLLEGKRLLITGVITDASLAFHAAKIAQQEGAKVVLTGFGRLSLVERIAKRLPEPAPVLELDVTNQEHLDSLADRVREHVDGLDGVLHSIGFAPQSCLGAPFLDAPSEDVKVAVDVSAYSFKALTVATLPLLSRGSSIVGMDFDARVAWPVYNWMGVAKAALESVNRYLARDLGPKGIRVNLVSAGPMKTMAAKSIPGFSDLEEGWGDRAPLGWDSSDPDPTAKSVCAVLSDWLPATTGSMIMVDGGVHALGI is encoded by the coding sequence GTGCCAGGACTGCTCGAAGGCAAGCGCCTGCTGATCACCGGCGTCATCACCGACGCCTCGCTCGCGTTCCACGCGGCCAAGATCGCGCAGCAGGAGGGCGCGAAGGTCGTGCTCACCGGCTTCGGCAGGCTGTCGCTCGTCGAGCGCATCGCCAAGCGGCTCCCCGAGCCGGCGCCGGTGCTGGAGCTGGACGTCACCAACCAGGAGCACCTCGACTCCCTCGCCGACCGCGTGCGTGAGCACGTCGACGGGCTCGATGGCGTGCTGCACTCGATCGGGTTCGCCCCGCAGTCCTGCCTCGGCGCGCCGTTCCTGGACGCCCCGAGCGAGGACGTGAAGGTGGCCGTCGACGTCTCGGCGTACTCCTTCAAGGCGCTCACGGTCGCGACGCTGCCGCTGCTCTCGCGCGGTTCGTCGATCGTCGGCATGGACTTCGACGCGCGCGTCGCGTGGCCCGTCTACAACTGGATGGGCGTGGCGAAGGCGGCGCTGGAGTCGGTGAACCGGTACCTGGCGCGCGACCTCGGCCCGAAGGGGATCCGGGTCAACCTGGTCAGCGCCGGTCCGATGAAGACCATGGCCGCGAAGTCGATCCCCGGCTTCTCCGACCTGGAGGAGGGCTGGGGCGACCGCGCGCCGCTCGGCTGGGACAGCTCCGACCCGGACCCGACGGCGAAGTCCGTCTGCGCCGTCCTGTCGGACTGGCTGCCCGCCACCACCGGCTCGATGATCATGGTCGACGGCGGAGTGCACGCACTCGGCATCTGA
- a CDS encoding response regulator transcription factor, which translates to MRVLLVEDDTGVADAIAEALQTRGHTVSHAIRGSDALHRHRAADVILLDLNLPDMHGLDVLRKVRQVSPVPVLVLTASGDERSVVRGLRLGADDYLTKPVRLAELLARMDAVVRRAAVSAAPQDGVVRVEDVEIDLGARRVLVDGHDIGLTAKEFAVLAVLAARPGTAVSRQQLMDEVWGDAYLAVSRSLDVHLTQLRAKLDRPGLLTTIRGFGYRLGRG; encoded by the coding sequence GTGCGGGTGCTGCTCGTCGAGGACGACACCGGTGTCGCCGACGCGATCGCCGAAGCGCTGCAAACGCGCGGCCACACCGTCTCCCACGCGATCCGCGGCAGCGACGCGCTGCACCGGCATCGCGCCGCGGACGTGATCCTGCTGGACCTCAACCTGCCGGACATGCACGGGCTCGACGTGCTCAGGAAGGTCCGTCAGGTGTCGCCGGTGCCGGTGCTCGTGCTCACGGCGAGCGGGGACGAACGGTCGGTGGTGCGCGGGCTGCGGCTCGGCGCCGACGACTACCTGACGAAACCGGTCCGCTTGGCCGAGCTGCTGGCGAGGATGGACGCCGTCGTCCGCCGCGCCGCCGTCTCCGCGGCGCCGCAGGACGGCGTCGTGCGCGTCGAGGACGTCGAGATCGACCTCGGCGCGCGACGGGTGCTGGTCGACGGGCACGACATCGGGCTCACCGCCAAGGAGTTCGCCGTACTGGCGGTGCTCGCCGCCCGCCCGGGTACCGCGGTGAGCCGCCAGCAGCTGATGGACGAGGTCTGGGGCGACGCGTACCTCGCCGTCTCCCGTTCGCTCGACGTGCACCTGACCCAGCTGCGCGCGAAGCTCGACCGGCCCGGCCTGCTGACCACCATCCGGGGTTTCGGCTACCGGCTGGGCCGGGGCTGA
- a CDS encoding MFS transporter: MTTRIGESTPPVSERRVVGNVLRGSIGNLVEWYDWYAYAAFTTYFAKSFFPTKDTTAAFLGTAAVFAVGFLMRPLGGWMLGRFADRFGRRSALVLSVTLMATGSLMIAVTPTYATIGIAAPILLLVARLVQGLSVGGEYSTSATYLSEVATPGKRGFYSSFQYVTLYGGQLLALGLQLLLQAVLTEQQLTSWGWRIAFVVGALAAVVVMVLRRGMDESASFEETKASGTGKDAGDKGTLRALIKYPKEIALVVGLTLGGTVSFYTFATYSQKFMENTAGIPRRTVTLILFCAILVAAILQPFAGKLSDRIGRRPLLMFFGIAGTLLTVPIMTLMGGTKEPVLAFLLMLAGLVIVTGYTSINAIVKAELFPTKIRAIGVGLPYALTVAIFGGTAELIAQALKGAGHESVFFYYVAGCVLVSLIVYGTMRETSKTSELDKKKRPEPELVSGREG; the protein is encoded by the coding sequence ATGACAACCCGGATCGGCGAATCCACGCCGCCCGTGAGCGAACGTCGAGTCGTCGGCAACGTGCTGCGCGGCTCGATCGGCAACCTGGTCGAGTGGTACGACTGGTACGCCTACGCCGCCTTCACCACGTACTTCGCCAAGTCCTTCTTCCCCACCAAGGACACGACGGCGGCCTTCCTCGGCACCGCGGCGGTGTTCGCCGTCGGCTTCCTCATGCGGCCGCTCGGCGGCTGGATGCTCGGCCGGTTCGCGGACCGCTTCGGGCGACGAAGCGCACTCGTGCTTTCCGTCACGTTGATGGCGACGGGGTCGCTGATGATCGCCGTGACACCGACCTACGCCACGATCGGGATCGCCGCGCCGATCCTGCTGCTGGTGGCCCGGCTCGTCCAGGGGCTCTCGGTCGGCGGCGAGTATTCGACCTCCGCGACCTATCTGTCCGAAGTGGCCACTCCGGGCAAACGCGGTTTCTACTCCAGCTTCCAGTACGTGACGCTGTACGGCGGCCAGCTGCTGGCGCTCGGCCTCCAGCTGCTCCTGCAGGCCGTCCTGACCGAGCAGCAGCTGACCTCGTGGGGCTGGCGCATCGCCTTCGTCGTCGGCGCGCTCGCCGCGGTCGTGGTGATGGTCCTGCGCCGCGGAATGGACGAGTCGGCCAGCTTCGAGGAGACCAAGGCCTCCGGCACCGGCAAGGACGCGGGCGACAAGGGCACGCTGCGCGCGCTGATCAAGTACCCCAAGGAGATCGCGCTCGTCGTCGGCCTCACCCTCGGCGGCACGGTGTCGTTCTACACCTTCGCCACCTACAGCCAGAAGTTCATGGAGAACACTGCGGGCATCCCGCGCCGGACGGTCACGCTGATCCTGTTCTGCGCGATCCTCGTCGCCGCGATCCTGCAGCCGTTCGCGGGCAAGCTCTCCGACCGCATCGGCCGCCGTCCGCTGCTGATGTTCTTCGGGATCGCGGGCACCCTGCTGACCGTCCCGATCATGACGCTGATGGGCGGGACGAAGGAGCCGGTGCTCGCCTTCCTGCTGATGCTGGCCGGCCTGGTGATCGTCACCGGGTACACCTCCATCAACGCGATCGTGAAGGCCGAGCTGTTCCCGACGAAGATCCGCGCGATCGGCGTCGGTCTCCCCTACGCGCTCACCGTGGCGATCTTCGGCGGCACCGCCGAGCTCATCGCACAGGCGCTGAAGGGGGCGGGCCACGAATCGGTGTTCTTCTACTACGTCGCGGGCTGTGTCCTGGTGTCGCTCATCGTGTACGGCACAATGCGGGAAACCTCGAAGACCTCGGAGCTGGACAAGAAGAAGCGGCCCGAGCCTGAGCTCGTGTCCGGCCGCGAAGGCTAG
- a CDS encoding Cmx/CmrA family chloramphenicol efflux MFS transporter: MPLAVCVLGLSVFALGTSEFMITGLLPGMAADLHVGIPEAGLLISAFAIGMVVGAPLLAIATLRVPRRATLMALLVVFGLSHVVGALGSGYALLFATRVVSAVACAGFWAVAAATAVALVPVERRGRALAILVGGLTVANIAGVPAGTFLGQHAGWRAAFWAVTVLTVIALIGVFALVPETQNGEDKTDVATELRLYRGGRFWLALGVIALAQAMIFATFSYLAPLLTEVAGLPESWVPGVLSLFGLGALIGITAGGRLADARPFATLYGGLAVALLALVLLALSGPATPVAIFAVFLFGVAGFGVNPALNVRAFAVAGNAPTLVGASTTAAFNVGNTVGPWLGGESIDAGLGYPSVAWVSVGLGVATVVALTFAAGVQRTDDTRLLREPVTQ, translated from the coding sequence TTGCCTTTGGCAGTCTGCGTTCTCGGACTGAGCGTGTTCGCGCTCGGCACGTCCGAGTTCATGATCACCGGCCTGCTCCCGGGAATGGCGGCCGATCTGCACGTCGGCATCCCGGAGGCCGGGCTGCTCATCTCGGCCTTCGCGATCGGCATGGTCGTCGGCGCTCCCCTGCTCGCGATCGCGACGCTGAGGGTGCCGAGGCGCGCCACCCTGATGGCCCTGCTCGTCGTCTTCGGCCTCTCGCACGTCGTGGGCGCGCTGGGATCCGGGTACGCCCTGCTCTTCGCGACACGCGTCGTCAGCGCGGTCGCCTGCGCCGGATTCTGGGCGGTCGCGGCGGCCACCGCGGTCGCGCTCGTCCCGGTCGAACGCCGCGGCCGCGCGCTGGCCATCCTGGTCGGCGGGCTCACCGTCGCGAACATCGCGGGCGTGCCCGCCGGGACCTTCCTCGGCCAGCACGCGGGCTGGCGGGCGGCCTTCTGGGCGGTCACGGTGCTGACCGTCATCGCGTTGATCGGGGTCTTCGCCCTGGTTCCGGAGACGCAGAACGGCGAAGACAAGACCGACGTCGCGACCGAACTGCGGCTCTACCGAGGCGGCCGGTTCTGGCTGGCGCTCGGCGTGATCGCGCTCGCGCAGGCGATGATCTTCGCGACCTTCAGCTACCTCGCCCCCTTGCTGACCGAGGTCGCAGGGCTGCCGGAAAGCTGGGTGCCGGGCGTGCTTTCCCTGTTCGGGCTCGGCGCGCTGATCGGTATCACCGCCGGCGGCAGGCTAGCCGACGCGAGGCCCTTCGCGACCCTCTACGGCGGCCTCGCCGTCGCCCTGCTCGCCCTGGTCCTGCTCGCGCTCTCCGGCCCAGCGACGCCGGTCGCCATCTTCGCCGTGTTCCTGTTCGGCGTCGCCGGATTCGGGGTCAATCCCGCCTTGAACGTCCGCGCCTTCGCCGTGGCGGGCAACGCGCCCACGCTCGTCGGCGCGAGCACGACCGCCGCGTTCAACGTCGGCAACACCGTCGGCCCGTGGCTCGGCGGCGAGTCGATCGACGCCGGTCTCGGCTATCCCAGCGTGGCGTGGGTGAGCGTCGGGCTCGGGGTCGCCACCGTCGTCGCACTCACCTTCGCCGCCGGTGTCCAGCGCACCGACGACACCCGTCTGCTCCGCGAACCCGTTACCCAGTAA
- the fabG gene encoding beta-ketoacyl-ACP reductase encodes MGRSVLVTGGNRGIGLAIAKDLAAQGHKVAITHRGSGAPEGLFGVQADVTDAEQIDAAFKLVEEHQGPVEVLVANAGMTDDTLLMRMSEEQFTRVVDANLTGAYRVAKRASRGMLRGKWGRYIFISSVVGLTGSAGQVNYAASKAGLVGLARSLARELGSRNITSNVIAPGFVATDMTDELGEDRKKEILAQVPSGRYAEPSEIAAAVRYLASEEAGYVNGAVLPVDGGLGMGH; translated from the coding sequence GTGGGACGGTCGGTACTGGTCACCGGCGGCAACCGCGGCATCGGTTTGGCGATCGCGAAGGACCTCGCGGCGCAGGGGCACAAGGTCGCGATCACGCACCGCGGTTCCGGCGCGCCCGAAGGCCTCTTCGGCGTGCAGGCCGACGTCACGGACGCCGAGCAGATCGACGCCGCGTTCAAGCTCGTCGAGGAGCACCAGGGCCCGGTCGAGGTCCTCGTCGCGAACGCCGGGATGACCGACGACACCCTCCTCATGCGCATGAGCGAGGAGCAGTTCACCCGCGTCGTCGACGCCAACCTCACCGGCGCGTACCGGGTCGCCAAACGCGCCTCGCGCGGCATGCTGCGCGGCAAGTGGGGCCGCTACATCTTCATCTCGTCCGTCGTGGGCCTCACCGGTTCGGCCGGCCAGGTCAACTACGCGGCCAGCAAGGCGGGCCTCGTCGGCCTCGCCCGTTCGCTCGCACGTGAGCTGGGCTCGCGCAACATCACCTCGAACGTCATCGCGCCGGGCTTCGTCGCCACGGACATGACCGACGAGCTCGGCGAGGACCGCAAGAAGGAGATCCTCGCCCAGGTTCCCTCCGGCCGGTACGCCGAGCCGTCGGAGATCGCCGCCGCCGTCCGCTACCTCGCCTCCGAAGAGGCCGGTTACGTCAACGGCGCGGTGCTGCCGGTCGACGGCGGCCTCGGCATGGGCCACTGA